The following are encoded together in the Montipora foliosa isolate CH-2021 chromosome 12, ASM3666993v2, whole genome shotgun sequence genome:
- the LOC137978826 gene encoding uncharacterized protein isoform X2 — MTLSCALKHNLPSLVMKKSDSISRDHPVVEEPHDLSSFNLSNATSNELLCSRGRLHKLVSSIKHNAGSQKQADIVGGSGVSSLRKANRKGSPTKMTSHAAKEFNSFMLSKRKFKLQKGQTSINCTEVTSEYQSPEPQSTCTSGLGENAISCPNELPCAEVSPGSQMQSPILLNVNSLGNAVQLPVAPSPPLTLSSGLQPTLLFLVGSNGMPVSGEASSLASVLDPSSPFANALFFAQPITLNVVPQETSAREGVIEKALELANVQANQTQSDDHQPVHSSTELTVSESTLITPNVSCILQPCASANPLSSEHSYSTPGGTSQTLVLAQSVASGENVPIDNVSQSVTVQTSQGLQNQGFSDLPSFVEESKSEITHPEMASSAETENFDECPKMIYRKKSILIRELMTQTGGDPEVEILGERKVDYGDIVSGVQIDGAHIQRSLKGPATPRVRKFGCDKCDKKFFTNNDLRRHQTSHQDARPFICEQCQKGFRTSSELTIHKAIHVQEKQYKCEFCGKEFRTKGCIKSHIKYHIGDRRHKCTECDRAFVKSADLKRHIAGHRNDKKFVCDDCGSAFTRRDNLKAHRLLHTRESVVTCDLCSKEFINAVYLKRHMHIHKQAKKKPYECQWCPKTYEQLEGLRRHIRQHVGDEKYVCKDCGKKFITSIQLKRHMWLSHDQDSPYRRSIL; from the exons ATGACTTTATCTTGTGCTCTTAAGCACAACCTTCCTTCGTTGGTGATGAAAAAGTCGGATAG TATCTCCAGAGATCATCCAGTTGTAGAGGAGCCGCATGATTTAAGTTCCTTTAATTTGTCCAATGCGACTTCCAATGAGCTGCTTTGCTCACGGGGCCGTCTGCATAAGTTGGTGTCTTCAATCAAGCATAACGCCGGATCCCAGAAACAAGCA GATATTGTGGGTGGATCTGGTGTATCTTCTCTCAG AAAAGCCAACCGCAAGGGATCACCAACAAAGATGACTTCACATGCGGCAAAAGAATTCAACAGCTTTATGCTGAGCAAGAGAAAGTTCAAACTACAGAAAGGTCAAACAAGCATAAATTGTACTGAGGTCACCTCTGAGTATCAGTCCCCAGAAccacaaagtacatgtacatccgGCTTGGGTGAAAATGCCATTTCTTGCCCAAATGAGCTTCCATGTGCTGAAGTTTCCCCTGGCTCTCAGATGCAAAGTCCCATTCTTCTTAATGTGAATTCCCTGGGTAATGCAGTGCAGCTGCCAGTTGCTCCTTCCCCTCCTCTGACTTTGTCCAGTGGACTCCAGCCAACCCTTCTATTTTTAGTAGGATCCAATGGCATGCCAGTTTCAGGAGAAGCATCATCTCTTGCTAGTGTTCTTGATCCTTCTTCACCTTTTGCAAATGCTCTGTTCTTTGCACAGCCTATCACTTTGAATGTTGTTCCTCAAGAAACATCTGCCAGAGAAGGTGTTATTGAGAAAGCTTTGGAACTTGCGAACGTTCAAGCAAATCAGACGCAAAGTGATGATCATCAGCCTGTTCATAGTTCAACGGAGTTAACAGTTTCTGAGAGTACCTTAATCACTCCAAATGTTAGCTGTATTTTGCAGCCATGTGCATCAGCAAATCCTTTGTCTTCAGAGCATTCATATAGCACACCAGGTGGCACTTCACAGACATTAGTCCTTGCACAGTCTGTTGCTTCTGGAGAAAATGTCCCAATCGACAATGTCTCACAGTCAGTCACCGTGCAGACATCACAAGGTTTACAAAATCAAGGGTTTTCAGACTTACCATCCTTTGTGGAGGAGTCAAAGTCAGAGATTACTCACCCAGAAATGGCTAGCTCAGCAGAAACTGAAAACTTTGATGAGTGTCCAAAAATGATTTATAGAAAAAAAAGCATACTGATAAGAGAATTGATGACTCAGACAGGGGGAGATCCAGAGGTGGAAATCCTTGGTGAAAGGAAAGTGGATTATGGTGATATTGTATCAGGGGTGCAAATAGATGGTGCACATATACAAAGGTCTTTGAAAGGACCAG cAACCCCTCGAGTCAGGAAGTTTGGGTGTGACAAATGTGACAAAAAGTTCTTTACCAACAATGATCTCAGGCGTCACCAGACAAGTCACCAAGATGCAAGACCTTTCATTTGTGAG CAATGCCAGAAAGGTTTTAGAACTTCCAGCGAACTTACAATTCATAAGGCTATTCATGTGcaagaaaaacaatacaagtgTGAATTCTGTGGGAAAGAGTTCAGAACCAAAGGGTGTATCAAGTCACACATCAAGTATCACATTG GGGACAGACGACACAAGTGCACAGAGTGTGATCGAGCATTTGTCAAAAGTGCAGACCTTAAGCGCCACATAGCAGGACACAGGAATGATAAGAAGTTTGTGTGTGATGATTGTGGTTCAGCTTTTACGCGACGAGATAACTTGAAAGCTCACAGACTTTTGCATACACGGGAGTCAGTAGTCACATGTGATTTGTGTTCGAAGGAGTTTATCAATGCAGTCTATTTAAAGCGACACATGCATATTCATAAACAGGCCAAGAAAAAGCCTTATGA
- the LOC137978826 gene encoding uncharacterized protein isoform X1 produces the protein MTLSCALKHNLPSLVMKKSDSISRDHPVVEEPHDLSSFNLSNATSNELLCSRGRLHKLVSSIKHNAGSQKQADIVGGSGVSSLSRKANRKGSPTKMTSHAAKEFNSFMLSKRKFKLQKGQTSINCTEVTSEYQSPEPQSTCTSGLGENAISCPNELPCAEVSPGSQMQSPILLNVNSLGNAVQLPVAPSPPLTLSSGLQPTLLFLVGSNGMPVSGEASSLASVLDPSSPFANALFFAQPITLNVVPQETSAREGVIEKALELANVQANQTQSDDHQPVHSSTELTVSESTLITPNVSCILQPCASANPLSSEHSYSTPGGTSQTLVLAQSVASGENVPIDNVSQSVTVQTSQGLQNQGFSDLPSFVEESKSEITHPEMASSAETENFDECPKMIYRKKSILIRELMTQTGGDPEVEILGERKVDYGDIVSGVQIDGAHIQRSLKGPATPRVRKFGCDKCDKKFFTNNDLRRHQTSHQDARPFICEQCQKGFRTSSELTIHKAIHVQEKQYKCEFCGKEFRTKGCIKSHIKYHIGDRRHKCTECDRAFVKSADLKRHIAGHRNDKKFVCDDCGSAFTRRDNLKAHRLLHTRESVVTCDLCSKEFINAVYLKRHMHIHKQAKKKPYECQWCPKTYEQLEGLRRHIRQHVGDEKYVCKDCGKKFITSIQLKRHMWLSHDQDSPYRRSIL, from the exons ATGACTTTATCTTGTGCTCTTAAGCACAACCTTCCTTCGTTGGTGATGAAAAAGTCGGATAG TATCTCCAGAGATCATCCAGTTGTAGAGGAGCCGCATGATTTAAGTTCCTTTAATTTGTCCAATGCGACTTCCAATGAGCTGCTTTGCTCACGGGGCCGTCTGCATAAGTTGGTGTCTTCAATCAAGCATAACGCCGGATCCCAGAAACAAGCA GATATTGTGGGTGGATCTGGTGTATCTTCTCTCAG CAGAAAAGCCAACCGCAAGGGATCACCAACAAAGATGACTTCACATGCGGCAAAAGAATTCAACAGCTTTATGCTGAGCAAGAGAAAGTTCAAACTACAGAAAGGTCAAACAAGCATAAATTGTACTGAGGTCACCTCTGAGTATCAGTCCCCAGAAccacaaagtacatgtacatccgGCTTGGGTGAAAATGCCATTTCTTGCCCAAATGAGCTTCCATGTGCTGAAGTTTCCCCTGGCTCTCAGATGCAAAGTCCCATTCTTCTTAATGTGAATTCCCTGGGTAATGCAGTGCAGCTGCCAGTTGCTCCTTCCCCTCCTCTGACTTTGTCCAGTGGACTCCAGCCAACCCTTCTATTTTTAGTAGGATCCAATGGCATGCCAGTTTCAGGAGAAGCATCATCTCTTGCTAGTGTTCTTGATCCTTCTTCACCTTTTGCAAATGCTCTGTTCTTTGCACAGCCTATCACTTTGAATGTTGTTCCTCAAGAAACATCTGCCAGAGAAGGTGTTATTGAGAAAGCTTTGGAACTTGCGAACGTTCAAGCAAATCAGACGCAAAGTGATGATCATCAGCCTGTTCATAGTTCAACGGAGTTAACAGTTTCTGAGAGTACCTTAATCACTCCAAATGTTAGCTGTATTTTGCAGCCATGTGCATCAGCAAATCCTTTGTCTTCAGAGCATTCATATAGCACACCAGGTGGCACTTCACAGACATTAGTCCTTGCACAGTCTGTTGCTTCTGGAGAAAATGTCCCAATCGACAATGTCTCACAGTCAGTCACCGTGCAGACATCACAAGGTTTACAAAATCAAGGGTTTTCAGACTTACCATCCTTTGTGGAGGAGTCAAAGTCAGAGATTACTCACCCAGAAATGGCTAGCTCAGCAGAAACTGAAAACTTTGATGAGTGTCCAAAAATGATTTATAGAAAAAAAAGCATACTGATAAGAGAATTGATGACTCAGACAGGGGGAGATCCAGAGGTGGAAATCCTTGGTGAAAGGAAAGTGGATTATGGTGATATTGTATCAGGGGTGCAAATAGATGGTGCACATATACAAAGGTCTTTGAAAGGACCAG cAACCCCTCGAGTCAGGAAGTTTGGGTGTGACAAATGTGACAAAAAGTTCTTTACCAACAATGATCTCAGGCGTCACCAGACAAGTCACCAAGATGCAAGACCTTTCATTTGTGAG CAATGCCAGAAAGGTTTTAGAACTTCCAGCGAACTTACAATTCATAAGGCTATTCATGTGcaagaaaaacaatacaagtgTGAATTCTGTGGGAAAGAGTTCAGAACCAAAGGGTGTATCAAGTCACACATCAAGTATCACATTG GGGACAGACGACACAAGTGCACAGAGTGTGATCGAGCATTTGTCAAAAGTGCAGACCTTAAGCGCCACATAGCAGGACACAGGAATGATAAGAAGTTTGTGTGTGATGATTGTGGTTCAGCTTTTACGCGACGAGATAACTTGAAAGCTCACAGACTTTTGCATACACGGGAGTCAGTAGTCACATGTGATTTGTGTTCGAAGGAGTTTATCAATGCAGTCTATTTAAAGCGACACATGCATATTCATAAACAGGCCAAGAAAAAGCCTTATGA